In the Acidobacteriota bacterium genome, AAGACTTCATTTGATAAGAGCCGCCCACGCGCAGTCAACATTAAACACCGGTTTTCAATTCGTAGCAACTCTGCGTCCAGGAGTCTCGGCAACTCATCGGCGTAGCGTTCAAGAATATCTACGCCGTAATCCTTTTGAAAAGATTCAAGGTTGATGCCTTCCGCAAGCCGCAGTCCCATAAAAATCGCATCCGCCGCGCGTTCTTCGTGGCTCAGTTCGCGTCGGTCATTGATGGCGTGACCGCGCGCGACAATCGCTTCAATATAGCTCTCAGTCTTTAACCGGTTCACCCAGCGCGCTCGCCCATCATATGAGTGAGCGCCACAGCCTATGCCGTAAAACGGCGCGCCCGTCCAATATTTGACATTATGTTTAGCGCGGTAGGATTTCGGCAAGTCGGAAATCAAAGCGAAGTTGGAAATTTCATAATGCTCGTAACCGGCTTGTTGAGTTGCTTCACTAATCATTTCGTACATTTCACCCGCGAGGTCTTCATCGGGTTGTGGCACGAGTCCGCGTTTGATTTGCGCGTAAAGCTGGGTGCTCTCTTTGACTTCAAGAAGGTAAAGCGAAAGATGTTCGGGGCGCAGTTTCAATGCCTCGAGCAAATTAAAAGCCCAGTCTTGTTTGGATTGCGCGGGGAGTCCTGCAATCAAATCGAGGCTGAGGTTATTAAAACCGGCTTGGCGCAGTGCTTCGACGGTTTGCCGCACTTGCGCGGTGTTATGCGTGCGACTAAGCCCCGCGAGTTCCGTGTCGATAAATGATTGTACGCCGACGCTGGCGCGATTGATGCCGCCCCTAAGCCACCCCGCGATTTTTTGTCGCGTGAAGGTCGCGGGATTGATTTCAATGGTAATCTCTGCGTCGCTTGCGACTGCAAAAGCCTGGCGCGCCGAGTCAATGATAGATGCGAGTTGTTCGGCTTCGACTATTGAAGGCGTGCCGCCGCCGAAAAAGATGGTATCGACGGCGAGTTTATCGCCGGTGAATTCATGCGTCGCTTCGAGCCGGGATTTTTCGGCGCTCAGTTTCGCGCCCCAATAGTTGATTTCCTGATTAACGGCTTCGATGTAGCGGGCGGCAAGGTCTGCAAAAAAATCGGTCGTATTAAAATTGCAATAAGTGCATTTGCGTTCGCAAAACGGAATATGAATGTAGATGCCCGCCGTTTGATTCACGCAAAAAGTATAGCATTTGAAAGAGAGGTTTTAGGGCGCAAATATTTCTCCCAGAACTTTCAAAACTTCAGCTTGAGCGGGCTTGTCTATTCTGCCGATTTTTTTTACCAGTCTGGTTTTATCAACCGTGCGAATCTGGTCAAGCACAATTTGCCCTTGTTTACCTTGAAATTTGCAGGTTACCCGTGTTGGATAGCCTCTTCCTTTGGTAGTCATCGGAGCGACGATAACTGTGCTGATATAACGATTCATTTCATCAGGAGAAATAATCAGGCAAGGACGAGTCTTTTTGATTTCACTGCCAATGGTTGGATCGAGATTGATTAGGTGAACCTCAAAACGTTTGACTACCATTGCCATTCATCCTCATCCCAGGAAGATTGATTGATTGATTTTTCATCGAGCAATTTATCATCACCATGCTTTGCCATCGCCTGAAACGCTTCTGCCCAGCCTTGTCGCGGCTCATCTGCCGAGCGAATGATAATCTTCTTGTCCTGTACCTCTAGCTCCACTTCATCCGTTAAACCGGTTTGATGTAGATAAACTTTCGGTATGCGAATTCCCTGTGAATTGCCGATTCTAATGATATGCGTCTTCATAACTACAATGTAATTACTTTATGCTTTCAGGTCAAAATATTTAAAGAGTGCCCTATCATCTTGAAATTGCAATAAGTGCATTTGCGTTCACAAAGAGGGATATGAACGTGAAAGATGGTGATTTGATTCACCGAGAAAGGATAGGATTGGCAGATAGGTGTAAAGTTTTATTTTAAGGAATCGGCTACTGTTTTTCGCGTCCTTCACGAATCAATTCGACGATTTCTTCGGTTGAAATGTTGAGTTTTATACCAGGCACATCCAATGTTGATGGCTTCGCGGCTGCTGGCTTGAGAATAAAAATTTGTCCGTCAGCTCGTTGGATTCGCACTTCGCCTTCCTGCTCAGCTTGCTTTAACAGAAAAGTTAAATCCTGTTGTTGATCTTCATGATAGATGTGCATCGATATCAATTTACCTCCATAATATCAATTCCTGCTGCCTTCGCCGCATAACTTAACCCACCATCTAAAGTTAATAAAGGACAATTTTGCTGCATTGCACAAGCGATAACATAAGCATCATAGGCATAAATTTTTAAACGTGCCGCTACCTCCAACGCTTGTCCCAAATCAACCTCAATTAAGTTAAGCTGGATTTGTCGGTAGATGTCAATTGCTGTTTTTGCCTGTTCCAAGGTTATCCGGTCGCGTTTGAGCATTGCTGAGAACGCATTGCCGATTTCCCAGTGCAACGAGGTAGGAGCAAAAAGTTCACAGCCTTGCGTTTTCACTATCAAAGCTGGCTTTTCCGGTTCATCGGCAATGACTGCAATAATGATTGATGTATCTACAACAAGATTCATGAATGCACCGAAAGCGAGAACGTAGAAAGGCGTATGGTCAATTCGATTACAACGGAAACCCGCAAAACACAAAGAACATTGTCATATCACGCAATTATAATTGATAGACCGAAACCTGCTCTTTAATTACCCAATCACTATTTAACCCAAACCAGACCTTCTGCTGATGGAGTTTATTGTACACTGATGCGTTTAATTTGCCAGTTGACTTTGCCGCGCAAGGGGTCGTTCTTGATTGCGGTGGCGTTGGCGTCGAGCGCGATGGTTTGCAGATTCTCTTTCGGAAGCGCGAAGAGTCCCGCAACGCCCGCGTTATCGCTGCTGTAAACCCGCAACTCGATTTCATTCCATTTCATCTCGCCGGTGTTTTGCGCAACCGCCATGTGCGGAATGATGGAATGGTCTTTCACCAACACGATAATCGGAATTTGTCCCGCAGCGATGGTCTGCCAACTGCCGCCGCTATATTTCTTGCCGGTTTGATAATCAATCCAGTTGCCCGGCGGCAGATAAACTTTGCGCGAACGCGCTTCTTCAATAAGCGGGGCAACCAACAAATTACTGCCGAACATATATTCATCTTCAATGAGCCAAGCGGTCGGGTCTTCGGGGAATTCAAAAAACAATGTCCTCAACATCGGAAAGCCGCGCTCCGATGAATCCTTCGCCTGCGCATAAATATAAGGCATCAACGCATATTTCATTTCCGCGATGCGACGAAATTCATCAACGAATGCCGCGTCATATCCCCAGGGTTCACGCGGCGGCGCGCCGTGACAGCGCGTGTGCGAAGTGAGCGCCCCGAAAGCAAACCAGCGGTGATAGAGGTCACGCGGGGCGCGGTCAACGAATCCGCCCGCATCGTGGCTCCAATAAGTGAAACCCGAAAGCCCGAATGACAACCCGCTTCTTAACGTCGCAGCCATCGCCGAATTGGTATTTTCGGCGTCGCCTCCCCAATGCAGTGGGTAACGCTGGCTGCCAGCCCAGGCGCTGCGCGCCCAGATAATCGTATCGCCGGTCACTTCTTTGGTGATTTCTGCGACCGCTTGGTTATAGCGCAACGGATAGAGATTGTGCTCGTAAAAACCTGTCCGACCTGAAGCATAAAGACCTGTGAGCGGCGCGCCTTCGCCGAAATCAACTTTGATTGCGCCAACCCCCATTTTCAAAAGCCCGGCGAGCAAACCTTTGTACCACTCGACGGCTTGCGGATTGCTGAAATCCAGCACCGCGTCTTCGGCGGGCAATTGTCCGTTTTCATTTTTCACGATGTAACCTTTGGCGACCGCTTCTTTGTAGATTTCATTTTTACTGGTGAAATAAGGTAATTGCCACAGGCTGATGTGAAAGCCTTGCCCGCGTAAATCGCTAATCATTTTCGCGGGGTCGCGAAAACGCGAAGTCGAAAATTTGTAATTGCTGCGCCAGTCGGTTTCAAACCATCCGGTATCGAGATGGATGACATCGCTTGGAATGCGATACTCGCGGAGTTTGGTTGCTACGTCGCGCACTTCGTCTTCGGCTTTGTAAGTGATGCGGCTCATCCATAGACCGAATGACCAGAGCGGCGGCACCGGGCTGCGACCCGTAAGCGTCGTGTATTCGGAAAGAATGTCTTTGGGATTTCCAAGAAAAACGAACAAATCAAGCGATTCGTCGCCCGAATAAATCACATTGTGGGCGTCGAATGAATTGCCGAAATCGAAAGTAAGCGGCGCGCTCGTATGCACAAACATTCCATAGCCGTTACTGCTCAGGAAAAAGGGAACCGGCTTGTACATCAACGCAGACTGCACGCCCATCGCGTCTCTGGTGAAGAGCACAACTTTTTGCCCGCGTTTATTCAAATGTGTGAATGATTCGCCGCATCCATAAATTTTTTCATCGGATGAGAGTTCAAAAGTAGCGGCAATCGAACGACTCAAATCGCTGGCGCGGCGAATGAACGAAAACGGCGTGGTGACGGTAAAACTTTTCGGGTCGCCGAGGTTTTGTGTGCGCGTCAACATCCGTCCATTGCCGTCGTAAAATTCAATATGCCAGGGGTCTTTGATGATGCGCACGCGACCATTGGCGCTCGTATAAGTGATGCTCTTATCGTCTTCTGCAACCTTCCACGAAGTGTCTTTGGCAGGCGTTCCCGCAAACATGAGTGAAGGCGCATCAGCAATCGGGGTTTCGCGGGTGTTGATGCGAATACGCACAGCGCGTGGACTGATGAACGAAATAGAGAAGGGAAGCGCGGGGTTTTCGTCATACTCGGTGCCGGGAAATTCCGTACTGCGCGCGCGGGTGAGCGGCAAATCAATTTTTTGAAATGACAAACTGGTTTGCCGCATATACCTTGCCCATTCGATTGCGCCTTGCCCGGACGCGGCGTTGAAATTGACCAGTTTATTGCCGATGAAATAAGTCTGCTCGAATTTCTGAAAATCGCGGCTGACATCCACCGGGTCGCCAAGCACTTGCGCTTGAGTTTTTGTAGAAATGCAAATAAATAACAGAAATAAAAACGGCAGTGATTTGACTATTCGATGATGAGTGACAAAACAGTTCGACATGAGGTTCCTTAATCAATGCGGATTCTATATTCAGGCAAAAAACTTAAAGTGATGGTTGCAGAATAAAAGTTGAGCCGTTGATTTTGTGGCTCTGCCTGAGCAATGAATCCTTTACTTTCTGATAAGTGAAGATTTGTCGGAACCGTTTAAAAATTGATGACCGGATTATATTAGATTTTGTTGCGCTTGTCGCATTCAAGCGCGACGTTCGTAAATGGAAATGTGCTTCGCGCTTGTTGACGTGAATGGGTTTTGTTGCCAGTCGCTCCAGCGATGTTTAAGTTGCAAGCCCGCAAGCCTTGCCATTAAATCCATCTCCGCAGGGTATGCGTAACGAATCTCGACCGGAAAAAGCTTTACTTGATTGTTGATTAAAACAAGGTGCTGACTTTTAATGCGCTGATTGACCGCGTCGTGTTGCGAAATTTTCAGTCCCACACGGTCACTGGTTACTGCCGTCACTTTGAGTTCCTGTTCGCGTTTGAAAAACGTAAAGTTGGGGACAAACACTTCGACAACGAACACGCCGCCGTCTGTGAGATGTTCGCTTACGTTTTGAAAACAGCGCACCTGTTCTTTCTGAGTCTGTAAAGCAAAGAGCGTGTTATAGACGATAAAGATGAGTGAAAATTTTCCTTCGACTCCAACGTCTGCAAAGTTTCCCATCGTGACTGAAATCGCATCGCCGCCGGGCTTTTCTCTGAGCCGCGCAACCATCGCGGTCGAGGCGTCAATGCCGCAAACTTCGACGCCATGCCGGGCAAGCGGCAATGCGATTAAGCCTGTGCCGATACCGAGTTCAAGCGCGCGCCCGGTTCCGGCAAACTCCGCGAGCCGGTCAATCGCAGCCGGGTCGAAAGCCGCGAACCAGTCGTCGTAAACCGCCGCGCACACTTCATTGTAAATTGTATTAACATCATTGGACATCGGTTATTCCTTCACGTCGCGAATCCCATTTTTCTTGATGTATTCAACGGTTTCTCTGGCAAGTGTATCGCGTTCGGCTTCGGTGAGTTTGCGAATAAAATTCCAGTGTGTCCAGGGGCGATAGCCCGCGATGTCATCGTGGTTGCGTGTGAGATAAATATCGAATGCCTGTTTGATGTTCGCTTCGGAAACCTGTTCAGGTGTGATGGTGAGTTTCAAATTCATGGTGAGGCGTTGCCAGATGTCGCAGATGAAGGTGTCGGTGAGCGTCGGGGGAATCTCACGCTTCGACATTTTGCGATAATCATAAGTTTCGCGGTCAAGATAGAGAGATTTCGGATACGGCGGCGCTTTATATTTTTCAATGCGCGACAACACCCCGGTCGATGATTCGGGCGCAGGCTGAGCGGGAATTCTGGATTGCCCGAAGGTTGTATGAGTAGTTAATGCATAAGCGAAGAGTAGGAGGATTTTACCAATCACCTTTATGTTCATAAGCATTTTCAGGTAATCAAATAATTTGAATATCAAAATTTAATGACCGCCATCATAACATATTTTGACTGCGGCTCTAACGCATCTGTGATGACAACTGATACGCAAATCGGGTATTCTTGGAAATCGTTTTCTGACCCCCAACACTCTTTATCACAACCCAAGTCGTTTCGTGTTGAGGCGAAATTTTTATTGAGGTGAAGATGAGTTATCTGGAAAAACTGCCCGGTCAGCGCATCGTCGTCACCGGTGGCGCAGGGTTTGTCGGCTCGAATATCGTTCGCAAACTTCTGGCTAACGGCGCAACCGTTGTCGTGCTTGATGATTTTTACACCGGCAATGATATCAATCTCCCGATTGAACACCCGAATCTCGAAATCGTGCGCGGCAGCGTCGTCGATTTCGATTTGGTCAAAGATGTCGTTAAAGGCGCGCATGCCGTGATTCACGAAGCGGCGCGCAACATCATCGTTTCAACACGCAATCCGCGCGAAGATTACGAAGTCAATATCGGCGGCACGCTCAATGTCCTGCTTGCGGTGCGTGAACATAAAGTTTCGCGCATGGTCTATTCATCATCGGCTTCGGTTTATGGCAACCCGCGCTACCTGCCCATCAACGAAGATGACCCGACCAATATGCTCAGCCCTTATGCGGTGTCGAAATTCGGCGGCGAAAATTATTGCAAAGCCTTTTATGAAAGCTACGGGCTATCGACGGCGATGGTGCGTTATTCAAATGTCTACGGCACGGCGCAACGCCCCGACAATCCTTATTGCGGGGTGATTGCCAAATTTTTTGAAGCGGCAATGGCAGGCAAATCGCCACGCATACACGGCGACGGTGAACAGACACGCGATTTCACTTACGTTGATGATGCGGTTGATGCAACTCTGCTGGCGACCTTTTCACCGAAAGCCGAGGGGCAGGTTTATAATGTCGGCACCGGGCGCGAAACCTCTGTCAATCAACTGGCGCGGATGATCATTCAAATCACCGGGGCGCAGGTTGAACCGGAATATATTGACCGCCGCGATATTGATAACATTCGTCGCCGCGTCGTCAACATCGAAAAGATTCGCCGTGAACTGAGATGGACGCCGGCGTTTACCATTGAAAAAGGCTTGCGGTTGACCCATCAGTGGTTGAAAGAGAACGAACAGTGAATTCGCAAGTACAATCACACCTCGACACCTTAACGAAAAATCAAATGCGAAAACCCCGTGTGTTATGTGTGGCACCGGCATGGAATGAAGGCGAGCGCATCAAACGGGTTGTTGAAGCCGTGCCGCAGGGCGTGGTTGAAACTACAGTTGTCGTCGACGACGGCTCAAGCGATAACACCGGCAAATTTGCCAGCGAAGCCGGGGCGATAGTTTTAGGCGATGGCAAAAATCATGGCGTTGGCGCAGCGATTCGCACCGGCATCGATTATGCCATTACTAATGATTATGACATCGTGGTGATTGTTTCGGGCGGCGGCAAAACCCCGCCGGAACAGATACCGCGCTTGCTTGAACCGCTACTCGCGGGCACCGCCGAACTCGCGCAAGGTTCGCGTTACACGGATGGCGGCGAGTATTTGCGAATGCCGCTGCGGCGCAAGATCGGCACGCGCGGTTATACCTTTCTATTTTCCCTGTTTTGCGGTCGGCGGGTGACGGATGCCTCAAGCGGCTTTCGCGCCATCAAGGTATCGCTGTTTGATGACCAGCGCATCAATCTGCATCAGGATTGGTTAGACCGTTATGAACTGGAACCCTACCTGTTATTCAAAGCTTTACGCTTGCGCCATAAGGTTGTCGAAGTGCCGGTGACTATTGAATACCCGAAAGAAAATGACGGCATCGCTTATACGAAGATGCGCGCTCTGGTTGACTGGTGGAAAATCTTTCGTCCGATTTTTTTCCTGGGGTTAGGTATTAAAAAATAAAGATAACCACAGGGAAGAAGAGGGGGAGAAAGGGAGAAGGGGAGAAAGGGAGAAAGGGAGAGCGGAGAGGCAGAGACGTTTAACCCTTTGCTCAAAAAAACAAACCTTCTGCTCAATCAATATCAGAGAGGCAGCGAAGAATTTTATCTCCCCCTCTCCCTTTCCCCCCTTCTCCCTTTCTTCTTCACCACTGTGGTAAACCTATTCTTCGATGAGAAAAAGATTCAATATCGAACTTGGTGATGGCAGCGAACTCGCGCTTGGCGAGCGCACGCTGATTGTCGGGGTGTTGAACGTCACCCCCGATTCGTTTTCCGATGGCGGAAAAAATTTTGATACGTCGCGTGCCATTGAACGCGCCTTGGAGATGCAGGAAGAGGGCGCGGATATTATCGAAATCGGCGGCGAATCGACGCGTCCGAACTCCGAAAGAATTCAGCTTGTCGAAGAGTTGCAACGCCTTTTGCCGGTGCTTGAAGGATTGCGGGGGAAACTAAGCGTGCCGGTTTCAGTTGACACTTATAAAAGCGCAGTGGCGCGTGAAGCCATCGCCAGAGGCGCAAAAATAATTAATGATGTGAGCGCCTTGAGGTTTGATGAAGTCATCGCCTGTGTGGTCGCCGAGTCGGGCGCGGCGCTCGTCTTGATGCACATGCGCGGCGAACCCGCAACCATGCAAAAAATCGCGCCAAGCCGAGATATTTTCGCGGAGATTAAAAACGATATGCGGGTCGCGATTCATAAAGCTCAAACGCATGGCGTCAAACGTGAGCAGTTGATTTTTGATCCGGGCATCGGGTTTGGAAAGACGTTAGAACAGAACCTCGAAATTCTGAATGGGCTTGAAAGCTTTGCGGATTTGGATTTGCCGTTGATGATTGGCACATCGCGCAAAAGTTTTATCGGGAAATTAACCGGAAGAGTCGAACAGGAGCGCGTATTCGGAACCGCTGCGTCGGTGGCGATTGCGATTGCGCGTGGCGCGCATTTCGTTCGCGTTCACGATGTCAAAGAAATCGCCGATGTCGTAAAAATCAGCGATGCCATCATCAACGCTTAAACTGAAACCGGCACCGGTATGACGCCGACCGCTGATTGCAAGCCTTCGAGGACGCGGGTTTTCACCGCTTCAAATTCACCTTCGATGCGGCAGCCTGCGGCATTGCGATGCCCGCCGCCGCCAAAAGTTTCGGCGACTTTGGCGACATTGTTTTTGCCTTTCGAGCGCAAACTGATGCGATAGTTGCCGGGCGCGAGTTCTTTGAAGAAGGCGACCGCTTCGACTTCATCAATCGACAGGGCGTAATTGACGATGCCATCCGAATCTTCGTCGCAGGCATCGGCTTCGTACATCATTTCGTGGTCAACATAGACCCAGGCGATTTTTCCCGACTCATCGCGTTGAATCGTCGAAAGCACCAGTCCGAGTAATTTGATTTTTGCAAACGGGTAGGAATAAAAAAGCGCCTGTGAAATTTTTGCCGGTTCAGCGCCGCGCCTGACCAGTTCGGAGGCGATTTTGAGCGACCGTTCCGTGGTATTGGAAAAATGAAAACTGCCGGTGTCGGTAAGCAATGCCGTGTAGATGCATTCGGCAATCTCTTTGCTGACTTCGATGCCGAGCGCCTTCGAGAGATTATAAATCATTTCACCGACCGCGCCCGCTGTCGGGTCAATCCAGTTGATGTCGCCGAACGCTTCGGTCGTCGAATGGTGGTCAATGTTGACGATGAATTGCGCTTTTAAACCGGGAAGCCCCGGACGCAAAGCATCGCTGCATTCCATTAAAAAGACCGCATCGTAAGCGCGGGTCAAATCGGGTTGAATTAAAACTTCATCGGAGCCGGGCAGGATGGTGTACGCGGGTGGAATGCGGTCGTGCAAGACCACTTCGACATCTTTACCGAGACTGCGTAACATCCAGTAAAGCGCGAGTCCTGAACCAATGCCATCACCGTCCGGGCGAATGTGCGAGGTAATCGCAAAGCTATTTTTCTTCTCAATCAGTTCTACAACTTCACCTAGCATACAGCAACTAATAAACAAAGGCTGAGTGCGAATTGCGATGAACAATTCAGCTGGGGCGAAAAAAACAAATTTCCCTGATGATCATTCGCATTCAAAAGCGTAGTTAATTGGAACCCTGCATGGGCGAATCGGTTAATTCGCTGTTTGCAGCCGTTTCCGCTAACTCACGCGCCTTCATCTTCTCCTCTTCTTCTTGAAGTATCTGTTCGATTCTTGCAGCAGTCCGTAATGTGTCATCGTGAACGAAATGGATTTCGGGAATGCGTTTCATACGAATGGCAAAACCGAGTTGGTGACGAATAAAGCCTGCGGCATGGTTGAGCGCCGCCAGAGTTTCTTTGGCTTCTTCGTCGGTTCCTGCAACACTGACAAAAATCTTGGCGTGACTCAAATCCGGGGTCACACGCGCTTCGGTGATGGTGGCAAGCCCGATTCTGGGGTCTTCCAAATCACCATCCATAATCAAACTGATCTCTTCTCGTAGCTGTTCTGAGAGGCGTTCTTGCCTTCTACCACTCATATTGCCCTCTCATTCATTTAACCATTCAAATTTGAATTCGCAATGCTTTTA is a window encoding:
- the folP gene encoding dihydropteroate synthase: MRKRFNIELGDGSELALGERTLIVGVLNVTPDSFSDGGKNFDTSRAIERALEMQEEGADIIEIGGESTRPNSERIQLVEELQRLLPVLEGLRGKLSVPVSVDTYKSAVAREAIARGAKIINDVSALRFDEVIACVVAESGAALVLMHMRGEPATMQKIAPSRDIFAEIKNDMRVAIHKAQTHGVKREQLIFDPGIGFGKTLEQNLEILNGLESFADLDLPLMIGTSRKSFIGKLTGRVEQERVFGTAASVAIAIARGAHFVRVHDVKEIADVVKISDAIINA
- a CDS encoding class I SAM-dependent methyltransferase produces the protein MSNDVNTIYNEVCAAVYDDWFAAFDPAAIDRLAEFAGTGRALELGIGTGLIALPLARHGVEVCGIDASTAMVARLREKPGGDAISVTMGNFADVGVEGKFSLIFIVYNTLFALQTQKEQVRCFQNVSEHLTDGGVFVVEVFVPNFTFFKREQELKVTAVTSDRVGLKISQHDAVNQRIKSQHLVLINNQVKLFPVEIRYAYPAEMDLMARLAGLQLKHRWSDWQQNPFTSTSAKHISIYERRA
- a CDS encoding type II toxin-antitoxin system VapC family toxin; the encoded protein is MNLVVDTSIIIAVIADEPEKPALIVKTQGCELFAPTSLHWEIGNAFSAMLKRDRITLEQAKTAIDIYRQIQLNLIEVDLGQALEVAARLKIYAYDAYVIACAMQQNCPLLTLDGGLSYAAKAAGIDIMEVN
- a CDS encoding AbrB/MazE/SpoVT family DNA-binding domain-containing protein; translated protein: MKTHIIRIGNSQGIRIPKVYLHQTGLTDEVELEVQDKKIIIRSADEPRQGWAEAFQAMAKHGDDKLLDEKSINQSSWDEDEWQW
- a CDS encoding TIM-barrel domain-containing protein, with protein sequence MSNCFVTHHRIVKSLPFLFLLFICISTKTQAQVLGDPVDVSRDFQKFEQTYFIGNKLVNFNAASGQGAIEWARYMRQTSLSFQKIDLPLTRARSTEFPGTEYDENPALPFSISFISPRAVRIRINTRETPIADAPSLMFAGTPAKDTSWKVAEDDKSITYTSANGRVRIIKDPWHIEFYDGNGRMLTRTQNLGDPKSFTVTTPFSFIRRASDLSRSIAATFELSSDEKIYGCGESFTHLNKRGQKVVLFTRDAMGVQSALMYKPVPFFLSSNGYGMFVHTSAPLTFDFGNSFDAHNVIYSGDESLDLFVFLGNPKDILSEYTTLTGRSPVPPLWSFGLWMSRITYKAEDEVRDVATKLREYRIPSDVIHLDTGWFETDWRSNYKFSTSRFRDPAKMISDLRGQGFHISLWQLPYFTSKNEIYKEAVAKGYIVKNENGQLPAEDAVLDFSNPQAVEWYKGLLAGLLKMGVGAIKVDFGEGAPLTGLYASGRTGFYEHNLYPLRYNQAVAEITKEVTGDTIIWARSAWAGSQRYPLHWGGDAENTNSAMAATLRSGLSFGLSGFTYWSHDAGGFVDRAPRDLYHRWFAFGALTSHTRCHGAPPREPWGYDAAFVDEFRRIAEMKYALMPYIYAQAKDSSERGFPMLRTLFFEFPEDPTAWLIEDEYMFGSNLLVAPLIEEARSRKVYLPPGNWIDYQTGKKYSGGSWQTIAAGQIPIIVLVKDHSIIPHMAVAQNTGEMKWNEIELRVYSSDNAGVAGLFALPKENLQTIALDANATAIKNDPLRGKVNWQIKRISVQ
- a CDS encoding bifunctional oligoribonuclease/PAP phosphatase NrnA, with the protein product MLGEVVELIEKKNSFAITSHIRPDGDGIGSGLALYWMLRSLGKDVEVVLHDRIPPAYTILPGSDEVLIQPDLTRAYDAVFLMECSDALRPGLPGLKAQFIVNIDHHSTTEAFGDINWIDPTAGAVGEMIYNLSKALGIEVSKEIAECIYTALLTDTGSFHFSNTTERSLKIASELVRRGAEPAKISQALFYSYPFAKIKLLGLVLSTIQRDESGKIAWVYVDHEMMYEADACDEDSDGIVNYALSIDEVEAVAFFKELAPGNYRISLRSKGKNNVAKVAETFGGGGHRNAAGCRIEGEFEAVKTRVLEGLQSAVGVIPVPVSV
- a CDS encoding type II toxin-antitoxin system PemK/MazF family toxin, encoding MAMVVKRFEVHLINLDPTIGSEIKKTRPCLIISPDEMNRYISTVIVAPMTTKGRGYPTRVTCKFQGKQGQIVLDQIRTVDKTRLVKKIGRIDKPAQAEVLKVLGEIFAP
- a CDS encoding glycosyltransferase family 2 protein: MNSQVQSHLDTLTKNQMRKPRVLCVAPAWNEGERIKRVVEAVPQGVVETTVVVDDGSSDNTGKFASEAGAIVLGDGKNHGVGAAIRTGIDYAITNDYDIVVIVSGGGKTPPEQIPRLLEPLLAGTAELAQGSRYTDGGEYLRMPLRRKIGTRGYTFLFSLFCGRRVTDASSGFRAIKVSLFDDQRINLHQDWLDRYELEPYLLFKALRLRHKVVEVPVTIEYPKENDGIAYTKMRALVDWWKIFRPIFFLGLGIKK
- the hemW gene encoding radical SAM family heme chaperone HemW — its product is MNQTAGIYIHIPFCERKCTYCNFNTTDFFADLAARYIEAVNQEINYWGAKLSAEKSRLEATHEFTGDKLAVDTIFFGGGTPSIVEAEQLASIIDSARQAFAVASDAEITIEINPATFTRQKIAGWLRGGINRASVGVQSFIDTELAGLSRTHNTAQVRQTVEALRQAGFNNLSLDLIAGLPAQSKQDWAFNLLEALKLRPEHLSLYLLEVKESTQLYAQIKRGLVPQPDEDLAGEMYEMISEATQQAGYEHYEISNFALISDLPKSYRAKHNVKYWTGAPFYGIGCGAHSYDGRARWVNRLKTESYIEAIVARGHAINDRRELSHEERAADAIFMGLRLAEGINLESFQKDYGVDILERYADELPRLLDAELLRIENRCLMLTARGRLLSNEVFMTFV
- the rbfA gene encoding 30S ribosome-binding factor RbfA produces the protein MSGRRQERLSEQLREEISLIMDGDLEDPRIGLATITEARVTPDLSHAKIFVSVAGTDEEAKETLAALNHAAGFIRHQLGFAIRMKRIPEIHFVHDDTLRTAARIEQILQEEEEKMKARELAETAANSELTDSPMQGSN
- a CDS encoding type II toxin-antitoxin system Phd/YefM family antitoxin — translated: MHIYHEDQQQDLTFLLKQAEQEGEVRIQRADGQIFILKPAAAKPSTLDVPGIKLNISTEEIVELIREGREKQ
- a CDS encoding NAD-dependent epimerase/dehydratase family protein, producing the protein MSYLEKLPGQRIVVTGGAGFVGSNIVRKLLANGATVVVLDDFYTGNDINLPIEHPNLEIVRGSVVDFDLVKDVVKGAHAVIHEAARNIIVSTRNPREDYEVNIGGTLNVLLAVREHKVSRMVYSSSASVYGNPRYLPINEDDPTNMLSPYAVSKFGGENYCKAFYESYGLSTAMVRYSNVYGTAQRPDNPYCGVIAKFFEAAMAGKSPRIHGDGEQTRDFTYVDDAVDATLLATFSPKAEGQVYNVGTGRETSVNQLARMIIQITGAQVEPEYIDRRDIDNIRRRVVNIEKIRRELRWTPAFTIEKGLRLTHQWLKENEQ